The DNA segment CTGCTCCTCGTCTTCTCCGTCCTGACCACCACGCGATTGTCTTTCTGACTggtctccaccgccgccgcctcgtcctTCCCCATCTCCTCCAGCCGCTTCCGCTTCTTGGCGCCGCTCGAtctctcctcatccttgtcCCCGTCCCCACACTGCACCGCCGCCCGCCGCTTCATCTCCTCGACGACGGCCTGGGGAGGAGCACCACAGACTGCCCGGCGCCGGCGGGAGTACTGGATGTGCTTCCTCACGCCCCACCCCGCGCAGCTGCCCTGCAGGGTGAGGAGGCACGGACCGCACGGCGTCGGTTTCGGCTCCGGCGGAGGTGAACGCCGCGCGGCGGGGGGCGACGGCGGCCGCGGAgactgctcctgctgctgctgggagAAGTCGTAGAGGCGGGGCGCGCCTGCCCAGAAcgcgtcgccgtcgtcgcccaTGTCCTCGCCGGCCACGCGGCGGCGCAGGACGCGCGCCGCGGGGATGCCGCCGCTCATGGATCGCAAGCGCGCGCCCTGAGCACCGAATGGAAGGCGTAACGGGGAGAGGAGGGACgggaagggaagggaggaaTGAGAGAAAGGACAAAACTTCGCAAGAAGCAGAgctggagaaggagaagaggcgAAGGTGCGGGTGGGCGACAGGGCGAGGAGCGGGGATCAGAatgcagcagagcagagcagaacAAGGGGAGGGTGGTTGGAGGTGGCAGAGCAGCAGAGAGGTTGCTGCCTCGGCCTCCGTGCTAATCACCTGTCTCTGCCCAAGCAACAGCAACACCATTGCACTGGTGACTGCATGGCTGATCCCTGGAATAAGGACAAGAAAACACAATATCTGTTTTCCTTCTCCCGCTCCTTTATTTTCTGGCATTTCTTATTCACAGTATCTCTAATAGACTACTAAATTctacttttttatatttttatttaattactatttaaaaaaatttctctatGTATTCTTTACACTCTAGCATACTAGCTCAATCTCATTCTCTATATTTCATCCTAATTACCTATAATTATtcgtaacagctagttttgtaACTATTATTTTTGCGACAGCTAATTTTTTTCAATGGTTATTTCTTACCATGACTGCTCTTATGCCGAATACACCAGCAGCTCCAGCTCCCCGCGGCCTCGGCGACggtgcggcggggacggcgcaCGGCGATCCGACATGTGATGAGGCGCGCGCGGCGAGGAGGCGCTCGGCAGGGAGGTGCTCGGTGAGGTGGGGAATGGCGTACAGGGGTGGGAACGATTGCAGGGGCGGATGGCGAGACTATAGTGGACGGCTAAACTTAGCGAGCCGAAAGAGCTAAGATGACGAGACGTATGGCTATTTTACCGTAGCTATGTTTTTTACTTGATGTATAAATTTGCTTATGACGAGTCGGATGGCCACCCTGAAGATGCTCTGATGAGACATGGATTTGATCCCTATGATACGACTAATGAAAATATCTTGGGAAGTGCATCAACACCTAATAAAGACCAACAACGCCCTGATTATTGTTTCATGCGTCAACATTGGATACCTGGACCGGTTGATCGAGCGAGTAAAGTTTGCTGCACTTGTACTGGAGTAGTACTTGGGTTCGGCTGTGGCGGTGTGGCCTGCCCTGtccgcagcagcagcacaaaAGCCAGCTGCCAGACCCCTGCCATGCCATCAGGCAAGCAGGGGACTTGCTTTTAGTAGCCCATTGACTGCAAGCGTTACCTTCCAGGTTCCAATCCAAACAAATTAGACCAACAAAGGTCTCTCACCAAATTTTAAGCCAGCGAAAAACAAACAACAGGGGTAAACCAGATTGCAAGAGACTGGATGCAAGAAttgttcttctcttttttcagAACCAGTGCTCCATAAATTACCATCCAAGCGCAAGAGATCCTGTATGATAATTCACACAGGCTCCAAGGCTCCAAAATTACAAAAACACCTGTAGATGATACACAGCAAGTTTTACAAAATGCAGCAGTCCAAGTTTCAGGATTCTTTGACGTGGAGGCTGCACAGACAGCAAAAAAAGCCACCTTCTTCTCCCGCTGAACAGAAGTGGTTGCACTCGCACAGAAGAACCACCCTCCCTTCTCGCTCGGCTACTATGTTTCGGGGTGTTGCGGCTCGAGTTCACACGGTCGTGTACGCGACGTACTCGCCGTCCGTGTAGCTGAGGCGCCGAAGCGAGGCGGAGTGCAAGGACGGAACCAGCACAGCGTCAGGGACGCCGAACGATGCACGACCGTCGGAGGGCGGCGCCTCAGGCGGAGCGTTCGTGCCCATGGAGTTGAGGGCAACGTTCAAGCCCATCGACGACGGCTCAGTAGCGATTCTGCGAGAAACGGAGGAAATTTAGCTCATAACTAGGGGTCCCAACAGGCGACATCAGGGAGGGGGGAATGCGCGTACGTTAGATCGAAGCTTGCGTCTGAGCTCATAGCAGCGCAGATTCCAGAGACAACCCATGGTGGAAGAACCGCGTCCTTTATCTCCAAGCTGTAGCAGATATTGCCCGTCGAAGGAGCAAAGGCTGATCCCAGCTCGGTGTCAAACCCACCGGAATAGAGCAGCCCCGTATCAGCTTTCCTCATCTCCCTGCATTTCACCTGCAAAATGCATGAATTCAGATGATCAGATTTTCAAATCAAGCCTTACAGTTATGCAATGCAGCTTATGACAAATAGACATATCAAAATTGCACGTTCCATTAGGAACCAAAacgattttaaaaaaaaccccaTGATGTGGCAGATTCAAAATCAGGTAGATGTCAAAGCAATAAGGACTTCTGCATGAACCAGGTTGCATCTATAATAGTGAGCCACATTAACAAGGTTTTTTTCATAAAACACTTGAAGACTTAAAGTTGTcttgtaacaaaaaaaaaggaccTCAAAAAGAGCAGGGGTAAAATAAAGAAGACTACAGAAATAAGATGACCTCTGGAATATGTAGACAGCCATTTTGAAATGGCTGCGGTGAATATAAGACTGGGACGTCTGCAGCAGATAAAGAGTTCAGCAAGGACCTGAAGAATCACAAGATCAGATTATACAGGGAAACTTTTGAGGGAAACAAGAATGAGATAAGGCAATATTAAGAAGCACCCTACTTGTAGTTCAACAAAACATCATATAAGCCGTGAACGCTCTCCTTGCCAGTAAAAGAAAGGAGTGACTGTGTGGTGTTGTCCACATCAGATAAAGCATCTAAATGGAGTGCCTGCAAGTTCAATGATTGTATTTTTTACAACCGGTCGGTGCCTGCAAGCATCTAAATCAAACCAAGGAAAATTGGAAGGAAATTAAACCTGGCCCAGATTGCGCCTTTGGATTTCTGAAAGTTCAATAAGGTCATCTTCAGTAACCTGCTCCACTTCAGCATTGCAAAGAGGCATAGAAAAGCAGACACCCTACAACAATGCAAAGTCATATGGTTACAATGATGAACCTAGCAAACAACATGATTTCAAAGCTGGTACGAAACTCAAAAACAAGTTAGTTTGGCTTGGATTGTCTCCGCTACTTTGATGCAATTAATCCTGTGGAAATGGTactgaaatagaaaaaaaaaatcaaaaagaacaactcACATATTTCCGTAGTAATGAGCGTAGGCCACGTGTAGATTGTGATAAGTAGGCACTACAGGACTGCTTTTTCTCCAAACACTTTCCACCGATGAAGAGAGCAACAAATTGTGTCGTATAAACTAGGACAACAAAGGTTAGACATAGAACAATAGTCCAATTGAACGATAAAATTCAGAAATGCCAAGGCACACAAAATGGATCTGCAGATGAAGGTGGCCTTGAGCAAAATGTATCAGCATGTGCTCATTCATATTTCGAAGAAAGCGCAAGGCACACAGAAATTCGTATTGTTTACTGAATTACTAATGGAAATGCAACTTCCCTGCATGTAGAAAATAGAAATGCAGTTCGTTGCATACCATAGAGAAACGGTAGGTATTTGCATAAATTATAGTGAGCTACTGCATTTTTGTAACAAAAAGAACATTGCGTTATTTTTTTGTGCATATAGGCATACATATATAGTGGAACAAACAAATAATATGAGTTCTGTGGAGTAAGGGTACCATAAAATATATTCAACATATTCTTCCGGAGCATGTAGTAAAGATTCTGAAACGAATCTTCCCAGTCCTGATGCCTTTTGAGAAGAAAGTCGCTTTCTACATGGCAGAAGAATAAACCACTTGTACAGAATTATGtccacaaaaagaaaaatgaataaTTCAGGTCTTGTAACTACCTCCTCGTGCAGTTGATGAGAGCATGACAGATAtgatggaagaaggcaacaatgATTGCGGATATACCCATGATTGTAGTGCCTTCGAGAACAAGAACTCCTTTTTGCTCTCAGGTCTTGGGCACTCTAAATTTTGACACCCACGACGACAGCTCTGAGCAATGGCTCCAGTGATGCTGCTCCTACCAAAACTTGTATTGAGCTTGTGACACCTGTTACAAGCAATAGGAGTTATTGACAGTCAGTATTTTGCAAGTCAGTACTGCATCCTAAGAGGCTATAATTGGCACATAATCATTTGTCAAATATACTTTTCAGAATGCCAATTGAGGATATGTCACAGGTTCAAGCAAAATAGACACAGGAGATTTCTTAGGAGTATGATTTCCAACTGGCAAAGTTTGAAGACAAAAGAGAAATGCAAAAGAAGCTAGTGCGCACCCACCATTTCACAGACGATGATGAAACAAACTGCAAAGTAGTTTTCAAGGTAAAATCCAAAGGAGCTCTTTTTCCTGGAATGGTGATCTTAGAAGGGCACATGTCTGATGACTTCAGCACAGCATCACCAACTTGTACGTTAGGGGCATTGAGCCTAGAAACCACAAAAGAATCACGAGCTCCAAACCCTTTCAATACTTTTTCCTATCATAAGGCATTAAAAATATTAGCCGACATGGAAACATATACTAAACAGCAAAAGATGAATGATTATTACCATATCAAATTTGTTAGAACCAGTCTGCTTCTCATCGCCAACATGAAGCTCAGATACACTCCGCAAAGCATTTTCACTGCATTTCTCAACTTTCTTGAAACCTGGTTTTGCCGCCTCCGTCGTTGATGGAACAGAAGACTCCAACTTAGCAGAGTCACCATGACCACTGAAATGATAAACAAATCAAAAAAGAGCTTGAACGTGATAggcaaaaaaaaacatgcaccTAAAGTTCCAGAGTCAAATCATTACCATGGAAGTGAAGATGATGCAAAATTTGAAGTCGTCGTAGCATCAACAGACTTAGGAACCTTATCATTATTCTGCAAGGTATCCTACAGGATGTTACATTTAGGACCGAACCAATTATCCAACGTGATGCCTTAAAAGACTTATTGAGCATCAATAAGTACATCAAAATGATTAACATCTCAAACTCTAACCTTACAATTTTCCTTTCCAAGGTTTCTTGGTTTTTTCACAGGGAACACCTCCGTAACACGAGTGTTGATGTATTTGGATATCTTTTGTTGTTCTGTATTCCGAAGTCCATTGCTTGACCTACAACCACACAAGATAGTTGTCACCTTTGTcagggaaaaacattagagcctAAGAGGACCATCACCAAGGTTAATTACAAGGAAGCTACCTATCAAATGCAGTAGAAGGCGGTAACTGATCATTCGCTGGCTTTTCAGAAGTGTGCCGCTTCAATTGCTCACCCTGCAACAAATAATTATTGACATATTTTCAGTGTTTATCTGCACTCAGTACTATATTATGCTTACAATAAGATGTGGAATATTCAGTGTTACTGTGCATCTATGTAATGTTCATCTGCAACTCTGTGGTATACGATGCTTACTTTAGGACGTGTTCAAGTAGCAGTGTTTAGTCAGGTTCCTGTGCGGGCTGTCCTCAACATCAACAAATCAAATATGGTGACaaaacatgcatgatgcatttcCCTCGTATTTCCTATATCTAGCATGGTTATCCAAAATTGCATTTGAAGTGATAATCCAGTCAGATTTTATTCAATCAGCTATATAACCAAGAACGATAAATATCACTTAGATGGCACGCTATGTGCTTGTACATTGAGGACGAATTTGAACTAGACCGATGCAAAATAACAAAGCTAATTCATTAACATTGGGGCAATCCCTTAGAAAGCATGGCAATAAGGATATGGACTACAGAAGGTCGTATTAAATAGCACATTTCTATCACATTTAAGCTCACATAGACTATTAACAGGTGTAACATTTCAGGAATGACTGGAAACATTGTGGTATGGCGATCCGTTTTGGAATTTGTTGCGATGGCATTCACATTTCACGAAGCATTTGATCCGGTTGCATGTTCCTCGTGACAATAAAGTAACCATTGTTGAACCTAATAACCTATAGAGGAAGGGAAGCAAGGCATTACTCTCAGTTCCGAGGGtgtcttcctcttcatccttgGAACCACCGTCTGCCTCCCAATCAATGAGCCACCACTCAGAGCGGATTCAACAGCAGCCTGCGCCATTATAAAATCCAATCCTCTATCCCCACATGTCTCCGTCTACCTCGTCGCCTACCCCTACCTTTCACTCCCTGAACCTACACAAGAAGAATAATATAACAAAAGCATAAACTTGGAGATGGTTTGCTTCTCGTTGTAGAATGAAATGAGGAGGTATACACATCGTAAACCCAGTCAAAGGATTTCTTTTATAGAAGTACTATATAGATAGGCGGGCATACTGGATCTGACCCCTAAATCACAGAAATACCCTAAAACCAGATCGCGCCTAAAATGGGGACGAAGGTGCGTTGCGGCATTCGCCGATAGACGCTGTCGAGCGCCGATCCCGTGGCCGCGCGGTGCgctccgcctccaccgccgcgggACCGGCGGCGCCCAACCAGGGCCGTAAGGGCGGCCGCGGGAGcgaggctagggtttggaggcTGGTACAGTAGGAAGAGGaagcgacggcggcggggtggGTAGAGGAGGCGGAGCAGCGGCGATGCGGGAGCACGGGGGGCAGCcgcggcgggcgggcgggcgggcgaggGGGGCGCGGTGGATCGGGGGCGCCGATGGCGATGCGGGTGGGGAGCCCACCGCGAGGAAGAGCACGAGATAGATGTGCGTCTTGCGATGAGGACTGAGAGAGCGGTGACTGACCTGAAGCCGGGGAGGGGATGAGGGCGCCCGCGGGGCGCGGGAGACGGAGATGGGGATGGTGAGGAGGGCAGAGaaaggtggaggagggagggatTTGAAAAGGCGGAGAAGCGGCTGTGCTGTGCTGTCCCTGTGCCTGGGGGGTTGCAGGAGGGAGGGATTGGGAACCCCCGGGAGCCCAAAATTTTTGGGGGTTTTGAGTTTTGAACCCCCGCCAGCGAGGGAGCTTTCTGCAAACGAAAATTTCCCTCCAGGCGGCACCCTGGGCTGGGCCGTGGGTGATCATGGGCCTGCAAAACTAGTTTCGTTTCGGTCCAATTCGTGTCAAGAGATCGCGACGGGCCGGCAGCTCGGCAACGGAATCAAGGCCTATTGCGGGATTTTTTCTCGAATTCTGTGTTTTTCCTGTCAAATTGAACTGATTTCCATAAAATTCTTATatcatttttatgaaattcctatGTTCCAAAGAAGCTCTAAGTATATTTTTATAACAAGTATAGGAAAAAGTTTATTTTGACTCCCTGAACTCTTGGTCGGGTCCAATTTTcctttttaaatcaaaaaattagatATTGAAGCTCACGGAACAATTGAAACCGGTTGTTTTTCTCCCCGAGTGGGTTGGACAGTGGTTTCATCCGATGTGGCGCGTGACAACTATCCTCGTTGGCACATACCACTCGCTAAGGTAGCCAGCCGCATTGATTAAAACACGCCGAACCAAATCAAGTCACCATTGACGCGTCATTCCCCATCTCACCCTAAAATCCTATCTGTTTGTCACAAGTGGTAGGCGGTGGCAGCAACGACACAAAGGGAGATTGAGGCGGCGGGTGGATGAAATTGGCTCAGTACACGGTGAGTTCAATGAGCATTAGCTTATTGAAGCACTTCGGGTTATCCTCGGTGCttaaaactattattatatCAATCCCTGTATCAGTCGCTAGCAATTAAAAGTCTTACAACATATGATATCATAGTCATACAAAATGAGGGGCGGTGAAATAGCACCATTAGCATAATAAAACATACAACACTACACAGcagtgcacaaacacaaaggtCCACGACATCAGAGTACGCAACAGAGATAGCATGATGAACACATCACTCCACATGCAATTCGGATGCGGGTGTGATCAAGCCTACTCGCCAGCATCACTGTCTATCTCGTTGAAGTCCGGATCgtcctctgaaagcacaagcTGCTATCGAGTAGTTAACAGTGGAATCATTGGAAGTTAACACTGTAAAAAGCACCAAACAATTCAATTCCGCATCATTTACAGgttttagaaggaaaaaaaaagaagaagatttaCAGTTCTATCTGTTGTGGCATCTCTCTACAGACAAGGTACATATCTCATTGCCTATGTATCTACAGCCAGTTGCCAGAGAATTACAACAGTGGATACCATACCAATCCGATCTTATATGGTAATGGTCTCTGTGCTAGCTATCACTTATTTGCATTGTGCTTCTCATCCTTCAGGTGAAGAAGCTTCCATGTAACTCTTCATCTCACCAGTAATTCTTGTCATTCGGCTTGCACTTGACCATAAAAACTGGCTCTTAATCTGCTCACTGACTGGGCAAACAAGCTCCAGACGAGACGTGCAGGTTCATTGCCACACACCATCACTGTTCAAAGCCTGCTGAGGAGTTTCAGTTTCTGACTTACAAAACTGAAGAACAGTACAGTATTAGTTCTTCTCATTGTTGAACAAGAAACATTCAGCAGATTACCAATGGGACACTACCTATCTTGTTGGGGTAATATGCTGCTttagtgcatgcatgctctcaagattttgaagactgCAAAGGATCCTCGTTGTGTTTTGTTATCAGATCGTAGTTCATCGACGCTAACTGGGAGATGTTCTGCAGGTCACAAAAAGGAAGGCAAAAAGTTCAGTCACCAAGGACAAGGTTCAAACGTTGGAGGCGGTTCCAGATTAAAAAAATGTTAACAGTAAGAAATTCAGATAATGGTTTTACCTTGAATGAGAAGTTGCTGAATGAATACTTCACCGACAGCGATGGCGCTCCGAATTCTTCCATGCTACCACACTCATCACCCTGACCATTTTTCGCGCTCAAAAGATAAATTAAAACCCCATGAGGTGATAATTGATCAGTGCTACGAAATGACTTGAACATCTGAATCACAAGGGGAAATTAATTAATCAAGAGGGATCAGATTATGATCTAGCACACATACATCTTCTTCGTAGTCACAGCTCTGTGGGCTGCTGCCGCAGCTCATGCTGCTGGTCTCACTCCTGTCGTCGTACTCGTTGCAGGCCGCATTGACATGCTCGTCGGCGCTGCCCCAGGC comes from the Phragmites australis chromosome 22, lpPhrAust1.1, whole genome shotgun sequence genome and includes:
- the LOC133905501 gene encoding uncharacterized protein LOC133905501 isoform X1 gives rise to the protein MAQAAVESALSGGSLIGRQTVVPRMKRKTPSELRGEQLKRHTSEKPANDQLPPSTAFDRSSNGLRNTEQQKISKYINTRVTEVFPVKKPRNLGKENCKDTLQNNDKVPKSVDATTTSNFASSSLPCGHGDSAKLESSVPSTTEAAKPGFKKVEKCSENALRSVSELHVGDEKQTGSNKFDMEKVLKGFGARDSFVVSRLNAPNVQVGDAVLKSSDMCPSKITIPGKRAPLDFTLKTTLQFVSSSSVKWCHKLNTSFGRSSITGAIAQSCRRGCQNLECPRPESKKEFLFSKALQSWVYPQSLLPSSIISVMLSSTARGESDFLLKRHQDWEDSFQNLYYMLRKNMLNIFYVYTTQFVALFIGGKCLEKKQSCSAYLSQSTRGLRSLLRKYGVCFSMPLCNAEVEQVTEDDLIELSEIQRRNLGQALHLDALSDVDNTTQSLLSFTGKESVHGLYDVLLNYKSLLNSLSAADVPVLYSPQPFQNGCLHIPEVKCREMRKADTGLLYSGGFDTELGSAFAPSTGNICYSLEIKDAVLPPWVVSGICAAMSSDASFDLTIATEPSSMGLNVALNSMGTNAPPEAPPSDGRASFGVPDAVLVPSLHSASLRRLSYTDGEYVAYTTV
- the LOC133905501 gene encoding uncharacterized protein LOC133905501 isoform X2 produces the protein MAQAAVESALSGGSLIGRQTVVPRMKRKTPSELRGEQLKRHTSEKPANDQLPPSTAFDRSSNGLRNTEQQKISKYINTRVTEVFPVKKPRNLGKENCKNNDKVPKSVDATTTSNFASSSLPCGHGDSAKLESSVPSTTEAAKPGFKKVEKCSENALRSVSELHVGDEKQTGSNKFDMEKVLKGFGARDSFVVSRLNAPNVQVGDAVLKSSDMCPSKITIPGKRAPLDFTLKTTLQFVSSSSVKWCHKLNTSFGRSSITGAIAQSCRRGCQNLECPRPESKKEFLFSKALQSWVYPQSLLPSSIISVMLSSTARGESDFLLKRHQDWEDSFQNLYYMLRKNMLNIFYVYTTQFVALFIGGKCLEKKQSCSAYLSQSTRGLRSLLRKYGVCFSMPLCNAEVEQVTEDDLIELSEIQRRNLGQALHLDALSDVDNTTQSLLSFTGKESVHGLYDVLLNYKSLLNSLSAADVPVLYSPQPFQNGCLHIPEVKCREMRKADTGLLYSGGFDTELGSAFAPSTGNICYSLEIKDAVLPPWVVSGICAAMSSDASFDLTIATEPSSMGLNVALNSMGTNAPPEAPPSDGRASFGVPDAVLVPSLHSASLRRLSYTDGEYVAYTTV